In Pseudoalteromonas nigrifaciens, the sequence GACAAAGTACGCGGCCTAGAAGTAGGTGCCGATGACTATGTTACTAAGCCATTTTCGCCCAAAGAACTCATGGCCCGCATTAAAGCGGTTATACGTCGTGTGTCGCCCACCTCATTAGAAGAAGCAATTGACGTACATGGCCTGCGCCTTGATCCTATTTCGCACCGCGTTACCTCAGGTGGCAGTGAGCTTGATATGGGGCCTACCGAATTTAGATTACTACACTTTTTTATGACCCACACCGAGCGCGTATATAGCCGTGAGCAATTACTTGATCAAGTTTGGGGTACTAACGTATACGTTGAAGACCGTACGGTTGATGTACATATTCGCCGCTTACGTAAAGCTATTTCACCCTTAGGG encodes:
- the phoB gene encoding phosphate regulon transcriptional regulator PhoB; its protein translation is MSRKVLVVDDEAPIREMLVFVLEQNGFQAIEAEDYDSAIAAMVEPYPDMVLLDWMLPGGSGIQIAKKFKQNEYTRAIPIIMLTARGEEEDKVRGLEVGADDYVTKPFSPKELMARIKAVIRRVSPTSLEEAIDVHGLRLDPISHRVTSGGSELDMGPTEFRLLHFFMTHTERVYSREQLLDQVWGTNVYVEDRTVDVHIRRLRKAISPLGHDRLVQTVRGAGYRFSSKL